The following are encoded in a window of Nitrospinota bacterium genomic DNA:
- a CDS encoding DNA gyrase inhibitor YacG yields MKCLTCKKPVESKEKNPFLPFCSERCKLIDLGNWLDEKYVITSSSPPPPENPTEENNG; encoded by the coding sequence ATGAAATGCCTGACTTGTAAAAAACCGGTCGAATCAAAAGAAAAAAATCCCTTTTTGCCATTTTGCTCGGAACGATGCAAACTGATTGACCTTGGAAACTGGCTGGATGAAAAATACGTGATCACCAGCTCTTCACCCCCCCCGCCTGAAAACCCGACCGAAGAGAATAACGGCTGA
- a CDS encoding AAA family ATPase, which translates to MIIEIKQRNFYQVLGIHPDASQHEIDHAYKRLISRFDSAGSKRSPRIQAALKGKIALLQEAYDTLSNEKKRGEHDLSIQGNGKSVLSSSSHLDTAPFNDWEIAGDIKKNSGNVYEDYFGLSEKPFDLTPDPKYLYLSPKHKEVLAHLVYGIQENNGFLKIVGEVGTGKTMICRSFLRELHTDFSIAYIFNPGIDELELLQTINSELGLPAESTSKKKLTDVLNRFLLEERKKGHRVVVIIDEAQDLLPSVLEQLRLLSNLETETEKLIQIVLIGQPELDKVLAQEDLRQLKQRITIQWELLPLNLEETRGYIQHRLNVALGKGKVQLTRSGTNLIFRYAKGIPRMINVLADRSLLIAYTQNTKKLTCKIVRMAAKDIGGLKPTASPLEIFWKFVLPSIAVAALMVFIIHDFALPDLKTNPDRGRDIPKMIQENPIDLSNPGQLVQKEAGAVPVESVSSIDKLDAMQKLEAVPPPENTAKPGSLVLTQPDKLVTYLSSLSLEESKLEAAKWILETWGFDQSGAEMVDKWALENLETEFDLSQYELNGNFKRLTNLNYPAILEVTLPNSQGTKYLALISVKGDRGVFGSVDKIEMPIETINPLWTRKAIIIWKNFEFLPDGKLVNGYEGKEVIWLQKNLRLLGFFIGREVPHYGEQTDKAVRKFQRKNNIKDDGKFSTESTMLLYNLLDIYSTPKLMEP; encoded by the coding sequence ATGATTATTGAGATCAAACAGCGCAATTTCTACCAGGTTTTGGGCATCCATCCGGATGCGTCCCAGCATGAAATTGACCACGCCTACAAAAGACTGATCAGCCGGTTCGACTCCGCCGGGTCCAAGCGCTCGCCAAGAATCCAGGCCGCATTAAAAGGCAAGATCGCGTTGTTACAGGAGGCCTACGACACGCTCTCCAACGAGAAAAAACGGGGAGAACACGACCTGTCGATTCAAGGGAATGGCAAAAGCGTCCTATCGTCTTCCTCACATTTGGACACAGCGCCCTTCAACGATTGGGAAATTGCCGGGGATATCAAGAAAAATTCCGGGAACGTTTATGAAGATTATTTTGGTTTGTCGGAAAAACCCTTCGACCTGACCCCGGACCCCAAATACCTTTACTTAAGCCCCAAACACAAGGAAGTACTTGCCCACCTGGTTTATGGCATACAGGAGAATAATGGATTCCTGAAAATTGTCGGTGAAGTCGGAACCGGGAAAACCATGATCTGCAGGAGTTTCTTGAGAGAACTGCACACGGACTTCAGCATCGCCTACATTTTTAATCCGGGAATCGACGAACTCGAACTTTTACAGACCATCAACTCCGAACTGGGATTGCCTGCGGAAAGCACCAGCAAGAAAAAACTCACCGATGTCCTGAACCGTTTTTTGCTTGAAGAAAGGAAAAAGGGACACCGGGTGGTGGTCATCATCGACGAAGCCCAGGACCTCCTTCCCTCAGTTTTGGAGCAGTTGCGCCTCCTCTCCAATCTGGAAACCGAAACGGAAAAACTGATTCAGATCGTGCTCATCGGCCAACCGGAACTGGACAAGGTGCTGGCTCAGGAGGACCTCAGGCAGTTAAAGCAACGCATCACCATCCAGTGGGAACTGCTTCCCCTGAATCTGGAGGAAACGCGCGGTTATATCCAGCATCGGCTCAATGTGGCGCTCGGCAAGGGCAAGGTGCAGTTGACCCGTTCCGGCACCAATTTGATCTTCAGGTATGCGAAGGGAATTCCGCGGATGATCAACGTCCTTGCGGACCGGTCGCTGTTGATCGCCTATACCCAGAATACCAAGAAGCTCACCTGTAAAATTGTTCGCATGGCGGCCAAGGATATTGGCGGCCTCAAACCGACGGCTTCGCCGCTGGAAATTTTCTGGAAATTTGTTCTGCCATCCATTGCTGTGGCGGCCTTGATGGTTTTTATCATACATGATTTTGCTCTGCCGGATTTGAAGACCAACCCGGACAGAGGCCGGGATATTCCAAAAATGATTCAGGAAAATCCGATAGACCTTTCCAACCCCGGTCAGCTGGTACAAAAGGAAGCGGGGGCTGTGCCGGTGGAATCGGTATCTTCTATTGATAAACTGGATGCCATGCAAAAACTGGAAGCCGTTCCGCCTCCTGAAAATACGGCCAAGCCAGGTTCCCTGGTTCTCACCCAGCCGGATAAGCTGGTCACTTATTTATCGAGTCTTTCCCTGGAGGAAAGCAAGCTGGAAGCGGCAAAATGGATATTGGAAACCTGGGGCTTTGACCAGTCCGGCGCCGAAATGGTGGACAAGTGGGCGCTTGAAAACCTGGAGACGGAATTCGACTTGTCGCAATATGAATTGAATGGCAATTTCAAGCGCTTGACCAACCTCAATTATCCCGCCATTCTGGAAGTGACGCTTCCCAATTCCCAGGGAACCAAATACCTGGCCCTGATCTCGGTGAAAGGGGATCGCGGTGTTTTCGGTTCGGTCGATAAAATCGAAATGCCGATTGAAACCATCAACCCGTTATGGACCCGCAAGGCGATTATTATCTGGAAAAATTTTGAGTTCCTGCCCGATGGCAAGCTGGTAAATGGATATGAGGGCAAGGAAGTGATCTGGTTGCAAAAAAACCTGCGGTTGCTGGGTTTCTTTATCGGTCGCGAAGTCCCGCACTATGGCGAACAGACCGATAAAGCCGTGCGCAAATTTCAGCGCAAAAACAATATCAAGGATGACGGTAAATTTTCTACGGAAAGCACCATGCTTCTATATAATCTGTTGGACATTTACTCAACTCCCAAGCTGATGGAACCATGA
- a CDS encoding M23 family metallopeptidase, whose amino-acid sequence MIIKLTGLVLATVLLSSCQGFLFSGSPSPTGGVYHVVQSGQTLYSIAQVYEINVQTLIRINKIRDAANVAVGSRLWIPGAFRVRYVPTDNPQQTAQQKPEAKASGQKQRPPVKNFLQWPVKGILTSTFGKRGGRNHDGIDIGTPKGTPIVASADGQVIFSDWGPTGYGLMVIIKHKNHLTTVYAHNSKNWVRKNTWVTQGQKIASVGSTGRSTGPHLHFEVRNDTHSRNPLKYLPAKR is encoded by the coding sequence ATGATCATAAAATTAACCGGCCTTGTTCTCGCCACCGTTTTGCTCAGCAGTTGCCAGGGTTTTCTTTTTTCCGGCTCCCCATCGCCGACGGGTGGAGTGTATCATGTGGTCCAGTCGGGACAAACGCTGTACAGTATCGCCCAGGTCTACGAAATAAATGTCCAGACGTTGATACGAATCAACAAAATACGTGATGCGGCCAATGTCGCCGTCGGAAGCCGTTTGTGGATTCCCGGAGCCTTCCGGGTGCGCTACGTCCCCACCGACAATCCACAACAAACCGCCCAGCAGAAACCAGAGGCAAAAGCATCGGGGCAGAAACAACGGCCGCCGGTTAAAAATTTTTTACAATGGCCGGTCAAGGGAATTTTGACCTCCACCTTCGGAAAACGCGGCGGGCGAAACCACGACGGGATCGATATCGGCACCCCCAAGGGAACCCCCATAGTCGCCTCGGCAGACGGACAGGTGATTTTCAGCGACTGGGGTCCCACCGGCTACGGCCTGATGGTCATTATCAAACACAAAAATCACCTGACCACCGTTTATGCCCACAATTCAAAAAACTGGGTGCGTAAAAACACCTGGGTCACGCAAGGCCAGAAAATTGCCTCTGTTGGCAGCACCGGGCGTTCGACCGGCCCGCATCTGCATTTTGAGGTGCGCAACGACACCCACTCAAGAAACCCTTTGAAATACCTTCCTGCAAAAAGATAA
- a CDS encoding tetratricopeptide repeat protein, with protein sequence MNLAQELKDQKNVALMLEQMGRSNLKAGNHREATPCFQKALILFQKTGDKAKEGETLWNLAQAMGQAEKKPEAIHFAEAALVLYQKIKRLDKNVRKDIENQLQRWQEIPAEENPPVEASVKTDEKPAQ encoded by the coding sequence TTGAATCTCGCCCAGGAATTAAAAGATCAAAAGAATGTCGCTTTGATGCTGGAGCAAATGGGCCGATCCAATTTAAAGGCAGGCAACCATCGTGAAGCGACGCCTTGCTTTCAAAAAGCCTTGATCCTCTTCCAAAAAACAGGGGACAAAGCCAAAGAAGGTGAAACGCTGTGGAACCTGGCTCAGGCAATGGGACAGGCGGAAAAAAAACCCGAGGCGATTCATTTCGCGGAAGCCGCTCTCGTCCTTTACCAAAAAATCAAACGACTGGATAAGAATGTTCGCAAGGATATCGAAAACCAGTTGCAACGATGGCAGGAGATACCTGCGGAGGAAAATCCCCCGGTGGAGGCTTCCGTAAAAACCGACGAAAAACCCGCGCAATAA
- a CDS encoding VCBS repeat-containing protein — protein sequence MFSLRICVWLPLLGLISGCGPNAVAPDIFALPVTYKVGKKPAAVHAHDMNNDGYHDLLVANSGDDTLSYLEGLGDGKFKDPQTMSTGREPVAIDVADFNGDGSADIALCNYGDGEVSIILGQKDGLFKLKGKVKVGRLPIAVVSGDFNNDENIDLAVTLRFHKLIILLGVGDGTFKLAEVYKASGTPANLVTGDFNKDKNLDIAIAFNAIKVNFIRLYYGKGDGTFENPKRITGGHQSTFITQHDMNGDGYLDLITSSILQDSVTLYLGDGKGSFRAVGDFAGEKGPEHIFPGEFTGDRVPDLAVCNRRDGSISILEGKGDGTFLFPHFNYPVGRSPRALTGADFNQDGLTDLAVLLYDSQLLEVLLRKVSTPQPVES from the coding sequence ATGTTCTCTTTAAGAATTTGTGTGTGGCTCCCGTTGCTCGGTCTTATTTCAGGATGCGGCCCCAATGCTGTGGCACCGGATATTTTTGCCCTTCCTGTGACCTATAAGGTGGGGAAAAAGCCAGCGGCCGTGCACGCGCATGACATGAACAACGATGGCTACCATGATCTTTTGGTCGCCAATTCGGGGGACGATACCTTAAGTTACCTCGAAGGACTGGGTGACGGCAAGTTCAAAGATCCGCAGACCATGAGCACCGGCCGTGAGCCCGTCGCTATAGACGTTGCGGATTTTAACGGCGATGGCAGTGCGGACATCGCTCTATGCAATTATGGCGATGGCGAAGTCTCCATCATTCTGGGCCAGAAGGACGGCCTGTTCAAGCTAAAAGGCAAGGTGAAAGTCGGAAGACTGCCGATCGCGGTGGTGTCAGGTGATTTCAACAACGATGAAAATATCGATCTTGCTGTGACCTTGCGGTTTCACAAATTGATCATCCTTTTAGGGGTCGGTGACGGGACGTTCAAGTTGGCGGAAGTCTATAAAGCTTCCGGGACCCCGGCCAATCTGGTGACGGGCGATTTCAATAAGGATAAGAATCTGGATATTGCCATTGCCTTCAACGCCATCAAGGTAAATTTCATTCGCCTGTATTACGGCAAGGGCGACGGCACCTTCGAAAACCCCAAGCGCATTACCGGCGGGCATCAATCCACATTCATCACCCAGCACGATATGAACGGTGACGGCTACTTGGACCTGATCACTTCCAGCATCCTTCAGGATAGCGTCACTCTGTACCTTGGGGATGGCAAAGGTTCTTTTCGTGCGGTGGGTGATTTTGCCGGCGAAAAAGGACCCGAGCATATTTTCCCCGGTGAGTTTACCGGCGACCGGGTTCCCGATCTGGCGGTGTGCAACCGGCGGGATGGCTCCATTTCCATTTTGGAAGGTAAGGGAGACGGGACTTTTTTATTTCCGCATTTTAATTATCCGGTGGGCAGAAGTCCACGTGCGCTCACGGGCGCAGATTTTAATCAGGATGGCTTGACCGACCTTGCGGTACTTTTATACGACTCGCAATTGCTGGAGGTCCTCTTGAGGAAAGTTTCCACTCCTCAGCCGGTTGAATCCTGA
- a CDS encoding MarR family winged helix-turn-helix transcriptional regulator: protein MTSNKSQLKTDPLTVAECTCFNLRKATRTVTQLFDEVMQPTGLRATQFTLLAAISSFGSVAIGPLSQALVMDRTTLTRNLKPLESQQLVKIVPGEDRRTRNLTLTDKGKKTLKKSMPYWTKAQSEVIQRLTPRRWNELMKNLNSTIKTLGPT from the coding sequence ATGACATCGAATAAATCACAGCTGAAAACGGACCCACTGACGGTTGCGGAGTGCACCTGTTTCAACCTCAGGAAAGCCACACGCACCGTCACCCAGCTGTTCGATGAAGTGATGCAACCCACGGGACTCCGGGCCACGCAGTTCACGCTTCTCGCCGCTATCTCCTCTTTCGGATCGGTGGCCATTGGTCCACTTTCTCAGGCGCTGGTCATGGACCGAACCACCTTGACCCGCAACCTGAAACCGCTGGAATCTCAGCAATTGGTTAAAATCGTTCCCGGTGAAGACCGCCGCACCCGCAACCTGACCCTGACGGACAAAGGAAAAAAAACCTTAAAAAAATCCATGCCCTATTGGACAAAAGCTCAGTCTGAGGTGATTCAACGGCTGACGCCAAGGCGTTGGAATGAATTGATGAAAAACCTGAACTCAACCATCAAGACTCTCGGACCAACTTAA
- a CDS encoding tetratricopeptide repeat protein, with protein sequence MTTLLSIFIILLVFGGIALFLIKGKPENNESSETKKDTSVKSAPKESSAYTEFSNEKEALKKTLETSLKTRFSYTPLLKIPPTPKNFIGRKNIIADVLSRIGKNPALIGFYGNSGVGKTTLGLMMTNKLLPDFPDEPIFIDMLGSSVKPLNPEGVMTRVINLLSPHEKYPESGEQRTQRYRTLLKSRKSVLFLDNVSGGLNLTELLPPKQCALITTSIQPLKLPYLISKKVNPLDPKDAQTYLLKTSPRTGFWVNEIAKICNNFPQALTLFGKYIASNSQQDISGLIENLNGELKSMNAETRADDKQILKLILTLSHRSLSEKAAVVLRKLTLFPDTFDDKAEIFICEDPDSEHLLQLLTLGVVTSNNNTNRFSLHDQVRRFLGQRLKESEQGVAEKRFATYFLTVIMTAGELYSKGGKDRDQGLNRFDLEWENIKKGREWAHSASDHDEEADNICLSYTEAAIPLLELRQTPAERLKWYQAALNSSRRLNESEVENKYLLLLGIEHNKLNQSEEALDFLGQALKSCQQSNDASNERIALGQLGLTQRALGRHHRAIEYFEKELTLLRKSEDTSGEETILENLGGIYSQVGENDRAIEYYKEELSLVRKQKDSPRQGRILGDLGKIYSSLGDHSNAIEYFEEGLALVK encoded by the coding sequence ATGACCACACTCTTATCCATTTTTATAATTCTTCTCGTCTTCGGGGGAATTGCTTTATTCCTCATCAAGGGAAAACCGGAGAATAATGAATCGTCAGAAACAAAAAAGGATACTTCCGTAAAATCTGCGCCCAAGGAGTCTTCGGCTTACACAGAATTTTCCAATGAGAAAGAAGCTCTCAAGAAAACCCTGGAAACAAGCCTGAAAACACGATTTTCATATACTCCCCTATTGAAAATCCCCCCAACCCCGAAAAATTTTATCGGCAGAAAAAATATCATCGCCGATGTGTTGTCGCGGATTGGGAAAAATCCTGCTTTGATCGGCTTTTACGGAAACAGCGGCGTGGGTAAAACCACCCTGGGACTGATGATGACCAATAAACTGTTGCCTGATTTTCCTGACGAACCGATTTTTATAGATATGCTTGGGTCTTCGGTCAAACCTCTTAACCCTGAAGGGGTCATGACTCGTGTCATAAATTTACTCAGCCCGCATGAAAAGTACCCCGAATCCGGGGAACAAAGGACGCAACGATACCGAACTCTTTTGAAGAGCCGAAAATCCGTTCTGTTTTTGGACAATGTTTCAGGCGGCCTGAACTTGACGGAACTCCTGCCTCCAAAACAGTGCGCTCTCATCACAACTTCGATCCAACCCTTGAAACTGCCGTATTTGATTTCCAAAAAAGTCAATCCTTTGGACCCCAAGGACGCCCAGACGTATCTCCTCAAAACCTCCCCCCGGACAGGATTTTGGGTCAATGAAATCGCTAAAATATGCAACAATTTTCCGCAGGCTCTTACTCTTTTCGGCAAATACATCGCTTCAAATTCCCAACAGGATATCTCTGGATTGATAGAAAACCTGAATGGTGAATTGAAATCGATGAACGCCGAAACCCGAGCAGACGACAAACAGATTTTGAAGTTGATTTTGACCCTCAGCCATCGGTCCCTGTCGGAAAAAGCCGCCGTGGTTTTAAGAAAGCTTACCCTGTTTCCGGACACATTCGACGATAAAGCGGAAATCTTTATTTGTGAGGACCCCGATAGCGAGCATCTCTTACAACTCCTCACTTTAGGTGTGGTGACAAGTAACAACAACACCAACCGATTCAGCCTGCACGACCAGGTGCGCCGGTTCCTGGGCCAGCGGCTGAAAGAATCTGAACAAGGGGTGGCAGAAAAAAGATTTGCCACCTATTTTCTGACGGTGATCATGACAGCCGGAGAACTCTATTCCAAAGGCGGAAAAGATAGAGATCAGGGGCTGAATCGGTTCGATCTGGAATGGGAAAATATTAAAAAAGGGCGCGAGTGGGCTCATTCCGCCAGTGATCACGATGAGGAAGCTGATAATATTTGCCTGTCTTACACGGAAGCGGCCATTCCTCTGCTCGAATTGCGGCAAACCCCCGCCGAACGTTTAAAATGGTATCAGGCGGCCTTAAATTCATCGAGACGATTGAACGAATCTGAAGTTGAAAACAAGTACCTCTTGCTTCTGGGAATAGAACACAACAAGTTGAACCAGTCGGAGGAGGCTTTGGATTTTCTGGGACAAGCCTTGAAAAGTTGCCAGCAGTCGAATGATGCCAGCAATGAGAGAATCGCATTGGGCCAACTGGGCTTGACCCAGCGGGCTCTTGGCAGACATCACCGAGCCATTGAGTATTTTGAAAAAGAGTTGACGCTCCTGCGTAAATCCGAGGACACCTCAGGCGAAGAAACCATTCTGGAAAATCTTGGCGGCATCTATAGTCAAGTCGGTGAAAACGACCGGGCCATTGAATATTATAAAGAAGAATTGAGCCTGGTGCGGAAACAGAAAGATTCTCCACGGCAGGGACGCATCCTGGGAGATCTTGGTAAGATCTATTCTTCCCTGGGAGACCACAGCAACGCCATTGAGTATTTTGAGGAAGGCTTGGCCCTGGTCAAATAA
- a CDS encoding DsrE family protein, with amino-acid sequence MRKLTLRLLSISFLIAALMGVGISQAGTMNHRTEDGKIKVLYHIDGADVGVATYALALINKHIEAEGGPEKIEVKVVVHGPALKLFDKKDVDPKLLNKLKLILEKGVEPEMCQVSMKLFNMPLDTLADGFKPTEHPVAVKRIADLQEQGYLYIKP; translated from the coding sequence ATGAGAAAATTAACTCTGCGTTTACTTTCCATTTCTTTTCTGATCGCGGCCTTGATGGGGGTGGGAATCAGTCAGGCTGGAACCATGAATCACCGCACCGAAGATGGCAAAATCAAAGTTCTATATCACATTGATGGAGCGGATGTGGGAGTGGCTACCTACGCCTTGGCTCTTATCAATAAGCACATCGAAGCCGAAGGCGGACCGGAAAAAATAGAGGTCAAGGTCGTGGTCCACGGACCGGCCTTGAAGTTGTTTGACAAGAAGGATGTGGACCCCAAGCTTCTCAACAAGCTCAAATTGATCCTGGAAAAAGGGGTCGAACCGGAAATGTGCCAGGTTTCCATGAAACTGTTCAACATGCCGCTGGACACTCTGGCCGATGGATTCAAACCCACGGAGCATCCTGTTGCCGTCAAACGCATCGCCGACCTCCAGGAACAGGGGTATTTGTATATCAAGCCTTAG
- a CDS encoding SCP2 sterol-binding domain-containing protein, protein MQTIETAAEEKPLKTQTVHSAEWLRKICIEEGADDMGLIEIERPALDSERKGILHVFGRTRTVISLVQVMNRENIQSPARYVANDEFHKTIEDLTQIARRIVKRINKHGVRGVVPTVGFPMDMDRWGTLKIWDVSHKLMAEQAGMGRMGKNRNVIHPRFGNFILLESILIDAEMDRYDRPLDTNPCLTCNLCVSACPVGAIHSNWEFDFSSCYNRNYREFMGGFQDWTEQLVASKNVDQYRSKVRDSETMSIWQSLSFGANYKAAYCMAVCPAGEEVLPFFQRDKKQYVTEIVKPLKDRVEPVYVKPGTTAEKVARKNPTKEIRYISTPFRPQTLEGFIHGIKIAFNREKARDLTLTIHFAFTGNEERKITVNIVNGKLGMLEGHTGQADLGVRADTQAWLKIAGRESSPLWPVVSGKLKIRGNPLLLMKFQNCIAN, encoded by the coding sequence ATGCAAACCATCGAAACCGCCGCAGAAGAAAAACCCCTTAAAACACAAACCGTCCATTCCGCCGAATGGTTGCGGAAAATTTGTATCGAAGAGGGCGCGGACGATATGGGATTGATCGAAATCGAGCGTCCGGCTTTGGACTCGGAACGTAAAGGTATCCTGCACGTGTTCGGGCGCACGCGCACCGTCATCTCCCTGGTGCAGGTCATGAACCGGGAGAATATTCAAAGTCCGGCGCGTTATGTCGCCAACGATGAATTCCACAAAACGATCGAAGACCTCACGCAAATCGCCCGCAGAATCGTCAAGCGAATCAACAAGCACGGCGTGCGTGGTGTCGTTCCCACCGTCGGGTTTCCGATGGACATGGACCGTTGGGGAACACTTAAAATCTGGGATGTCAGCCACAAGCTGATGGCGGAGCAAGCGGGCATGGGGCGCATGGGGAAAAATCGCAACGTCATCCACCCCCGATTTGGAAACTTCATCCTGCTGGAGTCGATCCTGATCGACGCGGAAATGGACCGCTACGACCGGCCTCTGGATACGAATCCCTGCCTCACCTGCAACCTGTGCGTTTCGGCCTGCCCGGTCGGTGCCATTCATTCCAACTGGGAATTTGATTTTTCTTCCTGCTACAACCGCAACTATCGCGAGTTCATGGGCGGCTTTCAAGATTGGACCGAGCAACTGGTTGCATCAAAAAATGTGGATCAATACCGTTCAAAAGTGCGCGATAGCGAGACGATGTCCATCTGGCAATCGCTTTCGTTTGGCGCCAATTACAAAGCCGCCTATTGCATGGCGGTGTGCCCGGCAGGGGAGGAGGTCTTGCCTTTTTTCCAACGGGATAAGAAACAATATGTGACCGAGATCGTCAAGCCATTGAAAGACAGGGTGGAGCCCGTCTATGTGAAACCAGGGACCACGGCGGAAAAGGTGGCGCGAAAAAACCCCACTAAAGAGATTCGTTATATCAGCACTCCGTTTCGCCCGCAAACCCTCGAAGGATTTATCCACGGCATCAAAATAGCTTTCAATCGGGAAAAAGCAAGAGATCTGACGCTAACTATTCATTTCGCCTTTACGGGTAATGAAGAGCGCAAAATCACCGTGAATATAGTGAATGGCAAATTAGGAATGCTGGAAGGACACACGGGCCAAGCCGACCTTGGGGTCCGGGCGGACACTCAGGCATGGCTTAAAATAGCCGGACGGGAATCCTCTCCCTTGTGGCCGGTGGTGTCCGGCAAACTGAAGATTCGCGGCAATCCACTGCTCCTGATGAAATTTCAGAATTGTATCGCCAATTAA
- the glyQ gene encoding glycine--tRNA ligase subunit alpha, translating into MNFQNVILTLQNFWTSRGCALHQPYDIEVGAGTFNPSTFFRVLGPEPYRAAYVEPSRRPTDGRYGENPNRLQHYYQFQVIVKPSSEDIQDVYLESLTALGIDPMKHDIRFVEDDWESPTLGAWGLGWEVWLDGMEITQFTYFQQVGGIDLAPVAVELTYGLERISMYLQNIDNVYDLQWNDTLKYGDVHLETEKQFSRYNFETSDKDRLFKWFDMYEEEAGLLLENELVLPAYDYTLKCSHAFNLLDARGAISVTERTGFIGRVRKLARLCAEGYLAQREAMGFPLLKKG; encoded by the coding sequence ATGAATTTTCAAAACGTTATTCTTACCTTACAGAACTTTTGGACCTCACGAGGTTGCGCTCTGCACCAGCCCTACGATATTGAAGTGGGCGCGGGGACGTTCAACCCCAGCACGTTTTTCAGGGTATTGGGCCCGGAGCCTTACCGGGCGGCTTATGTGGAGCCGTCCCGCCGACCGACGGATGGCCGCTATGGAGAAAACCCCAACCGGCTCCAGCATTATTACCAGTTCCAGGTGATCGTCAAACCTTCGTCAGAGGATATTCAGGACGTGTACCTCGAAAGCCTGACCGCTCTCGGCATCGACCCCATGAAGCACGATATCCGCTTTGTGGAAGACGACTGGGAATCCCCCACGCTTGGCGCCTGGGGACTGGGATGGGAAGTGTGGCTCGATGGCATGGAAATCACCCAGTTCACCTATTTTCAACAGGTGGGTGGAATCGATCTGGCTCCGGTCGCAGTCGAGCTGACCTATGGTCTGGAAAGAATTTCCATGTATTTGCAGAACATCGACAATGTGTATGATTTGCAATGGAACGATACTCTGAAATATGGAGACGTTCACCTCGAGACGGAAAAGCAGTTTTCGCGCTACAATTTTGAAACCTCCGACAAGGACCGTTTGTTCAAGTGGTTCGATATGTATGAGGAGGAGGCCGGACTGCTTCTGGAAAACGAGTTGGTGTTGCCTGCCTACGACTACACCTTGAAATGCTCGCATGCGTTTAACCTGCTGGACGCTCGCGGCGCCATCAGCGTGACGGAACGAACCGGGTTCATCGGACGGGTCCGAAAACTGGCCCGTTTGTGCGCTGAAGGTTATCTTGCGCAACGAGAAGCCATGGGCTTTCCTCTGTTGAAGAAGGGGTGA